Proteins encoded together in one Bacteroidales bacterium window:
- a CDS encoding carbohydrate binding family 9 domain-containing protein, translating to MRKRFFLTIFTGLMLLVTVSKAQPSVKTATAIRAETPPRIDGSLEDFCWSQASAINSFVQYDPNHSKPESQTTMVYFAYDDEAIYVGAFLFDNYPDSILTQIGTRDDNSLNADWFAVHFDTYLNRLDANTFKVTASGVQSDYMRSDWTYDAVWQSAVNISAVGWVVEMKIPYSALRFPKQEEQVWGLQVQRYIRRKRELSEWAITPKGAPNQQLTWGALYGLNNIQPPLRLALKPYLSTTIQHDQAIADPNARLSYSYGGGADIKYGINQSYTLDMMLWPDFSQVKSDDKVKNLSAFETVYAEQRPFFLESVDLFKKGGLFYSRRIGGQPAEFNHVSSAIDSSESLTDNPVQAKMLNAIKVSGRNNKGLAVGFLNAITGNTYATIEENEGKTRKVLTDPLSNFNIAVLDQVLPNNSSAYLINTSVLRDQNYDRANVTGAGANLLNRKNTFRINLSGACSQVFNYEKTTKNYTKTKGYKYSASFGKISGKFQFNLYRNGMNDRYDDNDLGITHRNDYVQNGVQFNYHLFEPVGKIRSLRAYLNANRETSYTTGENVNSVIQAGYSMTALSYVSNWLNLSWSPFERYDYYDPREQGRYYIRPGYANVSWGFSTDYRKPVALDGNIWFGVDGENYKGVSFRLQPGFRLNDRLNFNYSLAMSLTTNNLGWVEKDNSGTIIYGNRDLESYENILSGQYMFRNNLSVNLRMRHYWYIGAYDRYYSLLENGRLTPNLVYGKNNDFNFNSFNIDLVLNWDFAPGSQLSLVWKNAIQNEDDFITYGFFDNLTQTLQADQLNQLTLKLLYYLDYHTMLKITGLNADDHF from the coding sequence ATGAGGAAAAGGTTTTTTTTAACAATTTTTACAGGTTTGATGCTGCTGGTGACCGTTAGCAAAGCCCAGCCATCGGTAAAAACTGCTACTGCCATCCGTGCTGAAACTCCTCCCCGTATTGACGGTTCACTTGAAGACTTCTGCTGGAGCCAGGCTTCAGCCATCAACAGTTTTGTACAATACGACCCAAACCACAGCAAACCTGAATCGCAGACTACCATGGTTTACTTCGCTTATGACGATGAGGCCATTTACGTTGGTGCGTTTCTCTTTGACAATTATCCCGACAGTATCCTGACACAAATAGGAACCCGTGACGACAACTCGCTCAATGCCGACTGGTTTGCTGTGCATTTTGATACGTATCTAAACAGGCTTGATGCCAACACCTTCAAAGTCACCGCCTCCGGTGTGCAGTCTGATTACATGCGCAGCGACTGGACTTACGATGCCGTTTGGCAAAGTGCGGTTAACATTTCAGCAGTTGGGTGGGTCGTTGAAATGAAAATTCCATATTCAGCCCTTCGGTTTCCGAAGCAGGAAGAGCAGGTTTGGGGTTTGCAGGTTCAGCGTTACATCCGGCGTAAACGCGAACTCAGCGAGTGGGCCATCACACCCAAAGGGGCTCCAAATCAGCAGCTAACCTGGGGTGCATTGTACGGTTTGAACAATATTCAGCCGCCGCTAAGGCTTGCATTAAAACCTTATCTTTCAACAACAATCCAACACGACCAGGCCATTGCCGATCCGAACGCACGCTTATCCTATTCTTATGGTGGAGGCGCCGACATAAAATATGGCATCAACCAGAGCTACACCCTCGACATGATGCTCTGGCCAGACTTTAGCCAGGTGAAATCCGACGACAAGGTGAAAAACCTGAGCGCATTCGAGACTGTTTATGCCGAACAGCGTCCTTTCTTCCTGGAGTCAGTGGATTTGTTTAAAAAAGGAGGACTGTTTTATTCCCGGCGGATTGGCGGCCAGCCGGCTGAATTCAATCATGTGAGCAGCGCGATAGATAGCAGCGAGAGCTTAACCGATAACCCTGTTCAGGCTAAAATGCTGAATGCAATCAAAGTTTCGGGCAGAAACAACAAAGGACTTGCTGTCGGATTTCTCAATGCTATAACCGGAAATACTTATGCCACCATTGAGGAAAATGAAGGAAAAACCCGGAAAGTACTGACCGACCCGCTGAGTAACTTTAATATCGCAGTGCTCGACCAGGTGCTCCCCAACAATTCATCGGCTTATCTAATCAATACCAGCGTTTTGCGAGATCAAAATTATGACAGGGCCAATGTTACCGGAGCAGGCGCCAATCTGCTAAACAGGAAAAATACTTTCCGGATCAATCTCTCAGGAGCCTGTAGCCAGGTATTTAATTACGAAAAAACAACCAAAAATTACACTAAAACCAAGGGTTATAAATATTCTGCATCTTTTGGCAAGATCAGTGGTAAATTTCAGTTTAACCTTTACCGTAATGGAATGAATGACCGCTATGATGATAACGACCTTGGAATCACCCATCGGAACGATTACGTGCAAAACGGCGTGCAATTCAATTATCATCTTTTTGAACCTGTCGGGAAAATCAGGTCCCTCAGAGCTTATCTGAATGCAAACAGAGAAACGAGCTATACCACCGGTGAGAATGTTAACAGTGTAATCCAGGCAGGATACAGCATGACAGCACTGAGTTATGTCAGCAACTGGTTAAATCTTTCCTGGTCGCCGTTTGAGCGCTATGATTATTACGATCCCCGTGAACAGGGCAGGTATTATATCCGCCCGGGCTATGCCAATGTATCATGGGGTTTTTCGACCGATTACCGAAAACCGGTTGCTCTCGACGGGAATATTTGGTTTGGTGTAGACGGGGAAAACTACAAAGGCGTCTCCTTTCGCTTACAGCCCGGGTTCAGACTGAATGACCGGCTAAATTTCAACTATTCGCTTGCCATGAGCCTTACCACAAACAATCTCGGATGGGTGGAGAAAGACAATTCAGGTACGATCATTTATGGTAATCGTGATCTGGAATCGTACGAAAACATCCTCTCTGGTCAGTATATGTTCCGTAACAACCTTTCGGTAAACCTCCGGATGAGGCACTATTGGTATATCGGAGCGTACGACAGGTATTACTCATTATTGGAAAATGGCCGATTAACCCCCAATTTAGTTTATGGCAAGAACAACGACTTCAATTTCAATAGTTTCAACATTGACCTTGTCCTTAACTGGGATTTTGCACCCGGCAGTCAACTGAGTCTGGTATGGAAAAACGCAATACAAAATGAAGATGATTTTATCACCTATGGCTTTTTCGATAACCTCACGCAAACTTTACAAGCCGACCAGTTGAACCAACTCACGCTGAAACTGCTCTATTACCTCGATTATCACACCATGCTTAAAATAACCGGCCTCAACGCTGATGATCACTTCTAA